TGGTCGACTGGACCGGCATGCGTACCACGAACGATGCCGTAATATCCGGCACTCGCCATGGAGATCGCCAGGACGATCATTCCCAGATTGAAAACAAGGTGGTGCGGAATGAACTTCTTCGGCGGGAAAGCGCACTGCGCAACAACGCCGCACGATCCGACCAGAATTGCCGGCTGGGTGCCGAGCATCATCAGCGCAACCAGCACTACCGTCGTAATGAGCGAAAGAGAAGAACCGCCGACCAGCCGGACCTTCGCATGTCCGCCCACAATCGCCAGGAAAATCAGCAGCGAGAAGTAGGGGAAGTCGACAGTTCCGGCGTGCAGCAAAGCCTGAAGCAGGCCGCCCGCTCCCACCAGGCCGAACAACACCACGGCCGTGCGTGCCTGCACCGGAAGACTTCCGAATTGTGCCTTCGCGCTCACATCCAAACCTCTTCCTTGTGCTTATCGGCAGAAATGAATAAAAAATTATTGGAAATTCGAAACTGGAAGTTGGAAATTGGAAATCCGATTTCGAATTTGTAATTTCTAGTCTCGAATTTCCAATAGGTTCCGAAACGGTAATCTGGGGCGGCTGCGCCTAGTTGACCGAACCCTCTTCAGGCGGCGAGGTCTTCTTCCTCGTCCGCTTGGCCGGCGCGACGGCGGTCTTTCGGGGCGCGACCGCCTTTCGTTTGATGCCGGTACTGACCCGCCGTTTCCTGGCCGGCTTTTCTTCGGCCAAGGGCTCGGCAGCTTCGGCGGCCAGAGGCTGTTCGGCTTCTTCCACGTCGGTCTCAGGTTCGGATTCGGACTGCGCTTCCGCGCTGTCCTCAGAATCGGAAATAACCGAAGGCGGCTGGTGCAGATGCTGGAGAGTCGGATCATTTTCAACGTCGTAGATCGCCGGCGACGGTGCCGCCTGTTCGTCGCTGCGGCCGCCCGAACGCTGCCCCTGCGCCATCTGATTTCCAGGATAGACTCTGAGAATCCCCTGCCGATTCCGCTCCAGACGGAACAACCCTGCACGCTGGCCGGATCGAACCGCTTCCAGAAAGCTGTGAAACCCGTAACGATGCTCGTCAAATGTCGGCAGAGTGTTCTTGATGAACTGCTTGACGTTCCGCAGATACATCGGCCAGTGCGGCGTAATGTGGGAATTCTGAAACGCTTCCTGCATTGCCCGCACGCCCTCTTCCGCCTGCATTGGTGTCGGCATCGGTGTCGTCACATTCGGAGCGGGCAGATTCGGAGCGGGCAGGCTCGGAACGGGGGCTCCGGCAGGCGCAGCTTCAAGCGCCTGGCCATTGGAGGGGACCACTGCCGGGACAGGAATTGCCGGCGCTTCCTCTTCGCCTTCAACCAGAGATTGATCTTTGAGTTCAACAAGAAGGCTGCGATCGACCTGTTTCAGGTTAACGTATCCGGCGGCCGCCATCTTTTCGATGAAATCACGGAAAGTGCTGGCACCGTAGTCCCGCTCGGTAAAGGTCGAATCCAACTGCAGCAGCGTACTCTTCAAAAGACCGAGCTGCGGCGACACCTCGCGATCCGTCAGGACCTTCAAGGCGCGGCGAACGAGCGGAAACGCTTTTGCGAGATTGGGATCCGCGACAGCTGTGCGCGTGCGTTCGGCGGCTGGCCGCCGCGGGATGGACGGCGCAGAAATCAGATTTTCGTAGGCGATGAATTCATGGCAGTTCTTCTGGAGAATGGCACTGGTAAAATTACGGCCGCCGACCACCAGAACTTTCTTGTCGTACTGTTTGAGTTTTTCGACCAGGGCAATGAAATCGCTGTCGCCGCCGACAATAACAAAGGCATTGATGTGGTTGCGCGTGAAAGCCATCTCGAGTGCGTCCAGCGCCAGGTTGATGTCGGCGCCGTTCTTGTCGCCCCCGGGCGTGAGATTCCGCTGCACCATTTGTATGGCGTGCTGCGTCATGCTCCGGCTGTGTTCGCCGGCCCGCTTCCAGTCGCCGTAGGCGATCTTGGTAACGACTTCTCCGCGTTCCTTTATGGCCTCGAGAACTGCGCCGATGTCGAAGTGGCGATTGAGAGTGCTTTTGACTCCAATCTCGATATTATCGAAGTCGATGAATACAGCGATCTTTAACCTATCCTCTACCATCCACTTAGATTAGCAGAAAATAGGGGCCTATTTCTTGAATAGGTTATCGAACGCGCTGCGGGCATCGGACGGCTTGACCGGGGATACATGGCCCTGAGGGTTGCCGCCGCCGGAATCCCGGGTTTCCCGTTCAATGGATGTCCGGGCCATGAAAAGATCACAATGATTGCGAAGATCCTTCTTCGTGATGCGTTCCGGAATCGGCTGGGTGCATTGGAATTGCGCCGCTGTGTCGAAGTGGCGGCAGTTCTTGCAGGCGTGCAGATCGGCCTTGCATTTCGGGCACTGGCTTTCGTAATTGATTTCGGCGGTGGTCGGAACAATCGTGCCGCATAACGAACAGCGTAAAACTTCCTGGAAGCCAGGCATGTGCATCGGGCGGGGAGCTTCCCTGGCTTTGGACCCACGCGGTCCGCCCTTGGGTTTTTCTCGCGGCTTTTCGGGTTCCCTTGCGCCACGTTCGCGGTCGTTATTATCGTGATAACCGCGTTGGCCGTATTTTCGTTCCATAGATAGGGTCCTGGAGACACATGGTCGCCGGGTTTTCAATCGACAATACGGCAGCCATATCTATAAGGTTACACGCCTATTGGCCTGAGAGTCTCTTTACATCCTTTTGCAATTGCTCGGTGATGGCCGTATAGGGGTCCGCCGCCGTGGCAAACGCCCGCGGATCAATCGGGTCTCCGAAATGAAACTCCACCGGACGGAAGCGGAAGCCGCCCTCCCGGGGCCATGCCTCGAACGTTCCGTGGATGCCCACCGGAACGATAGGCACTCCGAGTTCGTATGCCAGAATGGCGGACCCCTTCTTGAATTCAGCGATCCGTCCGTCGATGGACCGCGTACCTTCCGGGAAAATGAGCATCACATGACCGCGCTTCAGTCCCATGGCTCCGACTTGCATGGCGCGAACCAGATTCACATCGGAGTCGATCGCGACAATCTGGCAAACCTGAGCCAGAAAACGCGAGAAAGCGTTCTTCCAGTAGTCGCTGTAGCCGATGATGAGGATCTTATAAACGACCCGCCTGGGCAGGATCGATACCAGGAGAGGGCCATCCAGAAACGACTCGTGATTCGGACATAGCAGGAACGGCGTCGTCCGCGGCAACTTTTCCATCCCGTAATGCCGCAGCGGCAAGGATATGCCCGCGAAAATTCCAATCATCCGTATGATCGAAAATGAAAGCGGATTGAGCAGTTTGCGCGCCTTGAAAATGTGGTGCGTTTCCGAAACATTGTCCGGAACAGAGCTGAGAATCTCCTTCCAGGAACGGTTGCCGCCGGCGGTCCCGCCGGCGGCTGTCGCCCCCTTCGCCCCCTTCGCCTTCTCGAAAGCCTCGATCAATTCTCCCAGCGTGAAGATGCGGGCCATTTCCTGTTCGTCGATATGCACGCCCAGGCGCGCTTCCGCCAGGCCAAGCAGTTCGACGCGTCCAAGCGAGTCAAAACCGAGATCCAGCTCGACGTTCATCGATGGGCTCAGCACGCCGGCATCCGGCCTGGCTTGCCGGATCAATTCCGCCAGAACCACGCCGGCCCCTTCCCGGAGCTGCGCGTGGTCCGGTTCGGGTTCGCGGACCGGCGTGCCACGGCTGTCCCGAGCCTTGATCCGCTCGTTCTCCTCCTGCTGAATCTCGAAGCGTTTCAATTTCCGCGTAACGGTGCGGGGTAGTGGATCGTTGCGGACAGACAAAGAATGAAGCCGGTAATAGGAAGGAACCTGCTTCGACAGATTTTCGATTTCGAAGCGGATGCTCTCCATGATGGCCGTCTGGCCGCGCTTTCGAAACTCGTCCATATCCGGAACGATAATCGCGTGGAGAACTTCGTCTCCGGGGCCGGCGCCATTCTGCGAAACACCCAGGATGCAAATGTCCTTGATGAAGGGCGAGCGCGAATAGTGCGTCTCGAGTTCTTCGGGATAAACGTTCTCGCCATTTGCAAGGACGATCACATCCTTGCATCGGCCTGTGATGGACAGGTACCCGTTCACGTCGATGACACCAAGATCGCCCGTGCGAAACCAGCCATCTTTGATGGCTTCGGCTGTCTGGGAGGGCGATTTGTAATAACCCTTCATCACAATCGGCCCGCGAATCCACACTTCGCCGATTCCCTGGTCATTCGGGGAATCGATCTGGACGGAGACTCCGCGGACCGGACGGCCGACGGTGCCGATGGAATCCTGCTCCGGCGGTGTAGCCGTCGCGGCAGCCGAGGTTTCCGTCAAGCCGTACGCCTGCGCTATCCAATAGCCGAGTTCGCTGAGGTCGCGAGCGATCTCAGGATCGAATCGGGAGCCGCCGCTCGCGAGCATTTCCAGGTCAGGGCCGATGGCGCGATGAACTTTCGCAAACAGCCTGCGGCGGAGGCGCAGGTCCTTCGTACGCCGTGCCATGCGCCGCATGAATCGAAATGCCGTGCGTGTGAAGAACGGCTGTGATTCGGCCTGAGAGATAATTCGCCGGTGCAGGATGTAGAAGAATTGAGGCACGCAAATAAACAGGGTAATGCGATGCCGGTGAAAAGCGTCGATGATGCGCTGGGGGGAAATGGACGAGAGAAACACCACCGTCGCGCCGATGCATAGCGGACCCAGACCATTCGCGATGAGCGGAAGCACGTGCGAGAAGGGCAGCACCGAAAGGATGCGATGTTCGGCATGGAGATGCAGACCCTCGCTTGTGCCGCGGATTTCATGATTGATATTGTCGAAAGTGAGTTCGACACCCTTGGGATTGCCCGTTGTCCCGGACGTGTAAATCAAGATCGCCGTGTCGGCCGGGTCCGGCTTCTGCAGGGTCGCTCCGCCCTTGTCGGGATTCCCGGATACTGCGCGGTCACAGACCGCGCCTACCGTTTTCGCGACATTCGATCCCTTCGTCCAATTCCCTTCGTCCGCAAAAATGATCCTGCAGCCGGCATGAGTCACAATTCGCTCGATGGCATCTTCCGGAAGCGTTGTGGCCAGCGGCACAGTGACCGCACCGATCTGCATCGCGCCCAGCAGCACGAACACCCATTGCGGCGTGTTCTCCATCAGAATGCCGATCCGGTCGCCGCGCTGGATTCCCTGCCGGGTCAGATGGGACGCCATTAAGGCCGCCTGGTCGAGCACATCGCTGTAGCGGTATTGCTCCAGCTTGTCCTGGTGATCCAGCACGAATGCGAAACGTTCCGGCGCGCGCTTCGCCCAGGCTTCGATCTGCTCGAACATCCACAGCGATGGCAGAGGCTCGCTGAGCGGTGGTCCCGTAGTGGCAGTGAGAAAGGACATATGTAAGGCGGGCCTAGGCCCGCGTTATTTTAGAATAACGCGCACGCCGGCATGCGGCATTATCCCGCGGACACTTTTATTTGACACATATTTATTGCTGCACATTTCCCGCCAACTCATTGTCATGATGAGTCTTATGACTTTATATTAGGTGTACGGCCTGAACTGGATCCGGGAAACTTTCGGGTTGCGGCGTTATGCCCCTAATCTACAATCCGCCTTTGGCCGATAGTGAATGTGTGCCAGAAGGATTTCACATGCCCAGTCCAGGGACGGAAAAGGGATTCTCATTGCTCGAAGCAATGATCGCACTGTTTGTCATATTTGTGCTTGCACGGGTGGCGCTCCCCAACCTGACAAGTATGCAGAAGTTCGGAAGAATCAACGGAGACGCCAGCAGTGTTGCCGGTTTGATTTCGGAGGCAAAGCTCCGTGCCTCTGCTTCCTTCTCACATGCAAGGGTATATGCGGACCTGACGGCCAAGACATATCACCTGGAAATCTGGAACAAAACCAGTTCCTGCTGGCAAACCGACGGAGACAAGAATACGTGCACCGTGGCTGCCAGTCCGGTCCAGAACCTTTCTTCGGGTGTGAGCTTCGGCTACGGCGCGATTTCGAGCGCTCCATCGAATACCCAGCCCACGCTCAGTCAAGCTCCTCTTTGTTACACCGGATACGCAGGACAGGCAGGCAACACGACCACTGTCGCCAACACCGCATGCATTGAGTTCAATTCACGCGGCGTTCCGTCAAATCCGGTCACCAGCGGAAAAGCCGATGCAACCGGCGCATTTTATATAACGAACGGCACGGCGATTTACGGAGTGACGGTGCTCACTTCCGGATCGGTTCAAAGCTGGACCGCCCAGACGGCTCAGAGCAGCTGGCAGCAACGGTGAGGTTCAAGATATGAAGTCCTGCAGAAATTTCTCAGCTTTTTCCGCCCGTTCGCCGCAAGCCGGCTCGACCTTGCTCGAAACGGCGATTGCCTGCTGCATTTTACTGATCTGCGCGGTGGGAGGGTTGAACATGGTGAGTTCGAGTTTCTCGACGACAGAAAATCAGGGACATCTGCTCGCCCGCACTGTCGAGTATTCCCAGGACAAAGTCGAGCAGCTTCTGGCATTGGCCTATTGTGATTCGCAGACCGACACGACGCAGCTGACCGCAGCGGCCACTGGCGGAACAGGACTGGCAGGTTGCCCCGTTCCGCTGCAGAACCCGGCTACCGGGACAAGCGGCATTGGAGGCAGTTCGGATCCCAGTAATCCAGCGACGGGTTACGTCGATTACCTCGACAGTACCGGAACGCTTGTCACCGGTGTCAACGGCGCGGCTCCGGCAACCTGGTTTTACAAACGTGTCTGGCAACTCGCGGCGGGACCGGCCGGCATAACGCAAACGAAGAAGATTACGGTGACAACACGGGTGAAAACACAGGTCGGCGGCGCTCAGGGAAGCCCGCCGCAGGCCACCGTGTCCGTAATCAAGACTTATCCCTTTTAGAGGCCAGTGTTGACGAACAAAGGTTTTTCACTGCTTGAAAGTATGGCCAGCATGGTGATCCTGCTCATCATCTTTGCCGCCATGATGACAGGTATGAATCAGTTGATGAGCATGCAAGGCACTGTGAAGAACAGAACCGAGATGCATGCGGACGTGCGTAACGCGACGGAGTTGCTGCAACAGGAGATCGGACAGGCCGGAAGGATCGCCCTGCCCGCCGCGGTCACAACGACAGCCGCTACGGCAGCCGGCGCGGCGACCGCGGCTGTGAGCTCCACCTCCGGAATGTTCGCCAATATGTATCTGGATGTCGATACCGGCGCCAGCTTCGAAACGGTGCAGGCCACGGGCATCAGCGCCAACGGCTTTGCCGCCACATTCACTTTCGCTCACAGCAACGGCACCCAGGTGCTGGTGTCGGGATCCTTCGGAACCGGGATGGTTCCGCCGGCCGCAGCGCCATCGAGCTATTCGCATGGTTCCACAGACTCGGTTTTAAAGCTGTACGGCGACGTTAACAAAGACGGGAAGGTTTTATACGTGGAGTATACGTGCTCTCCGGGAACAACGTCGTCTCCCGGATATTTATACCGCAACGAGATATCGTTCACGGCAGCCTCAAAGCCCGCGACGAGCTCGAGTATCGTACTGATGAATAACCTTCTACCGAATCCGAACAGTGTGCCGTGTTTCTCGTATCAAACGGCCACGGGCTTGTCGGGCAACACATATATCGTTGATGTCGGCGTCACCTTGACGGTGCAGAGTCAGCTGCAGGATCCCAAGACGCACCAATTCCAGCAGGAAACAAAGGCGCTTTTGAACGTATCGCCGCGGAACATCTTTGAAGCCTGGGAATTGGACAATGCGGGTTCGCTGCAACGCATACAGCCGATGCCGGCGAGCGTGACGGCGCTGTTGCCATAACATGGAGGTTTTGGATATGCACTATCGATCGCCTGAAACCGGATTCGCCCTGGTTCTCGCCTTGATCCTGACGCTGGTCGTGTCCGTGATGGGCGCGTCCGTTATGTTTCTTTCCCAGACTGAAACGCTGTCGAGCCTGAATTACGAGATGATGACGCAGGCGCGCTACGGAGCCGAATCCGGCCTCAACACGGCGGCCAATTACCTGGTGAATACTTATACAGCGCCGATATCGGGCGGAGCGGATGACATCGCCAACTATGACATGACGAAGTCGCCTGTTCAGTACAACGGCGTGGCAGTCGTTTTGTCGGCATCCACCAGCTCGAACTACCCCGTCGCGTCTGTCAAGACGGCATTTTCGAACGCCGCGCAAGGCACTGTTGTCGCGGGACAGACCACAATGAACTATACAGCCACGGCAACGCTGGTCGCGATGAGCCAGGTAACGACGGCAGCCGGTCCGACCACAGTGCAAACATGGAGCATCACGGCGGATGGCACGATCAGCGGAGGGCGAAGCGCCCAGGAAGAGGTGAGCAGCATCGTCGAGCGCCAGGTGACTTGGGCACAGGCCGCAGGCGAGAATTACGCCATGTTCGCCACCGCCAACGGATGCGGCTCTCTAACTATGTCCGGCGGGGTTACGATTGGCAGTTATGACTCCGCGCACGCGACCATAAGTGGCGGAGCTGTCGTTCCGGATACCTATGGTGGCGATATCGGATCGAATGGAAACTTGAACGAAAGCGGCGGCGCCACCGTCCACGGAACCATGTCCACCCCGCGTTCAGGCGTCGGCAATTGTTCAAGCGGGGGCGTGGACGCATGGAGCGACAGTGGCGGCGCTACGGTCACAGGCTGCAGTACCTCTGCTACGTCCTGCGTCTCAGGTGGCCTCGTCCACCTGTCCCAGGCTGTCAGTTTGGCTGCTCCGTCAACGCCGAACCCGGAGCCTCCAACCACAAACCTGAGCATCACGAGCACTACGACGTGTACGTCACTGGGCATCAGCGGCTGCACCGGAACGGCCGGAAACCTGGTTTTCGCTCCAGGATCCTATGGCAATATCAGCCTTTCGGGAGGAGCGAAACTCACGATCAGCGGCGGAGCGTATACAATCAACAGCATCAGCGTCTCCGGAGGTGCTGCCCTGACGGTCAATGCCACGGGTAGTACGCCGGCGATCGTCACTATCGCGGGCCAGAGTAAAACCACTCCTCTCAGCTTCAGCGGCGGAGGCATTACAAACGTCAACGCCAGCAACGTCCCTACGCCGACCAAACTGCAATTTCTTTACGCCGGAACCGGCACGCTTAGTCTATCGGGCGGCACGCAAACGGCTGGCACGGTATACGCTCCAAACGCGGCGATCAGTCTATCGGGAGGGGCGCGGTGGTATGGAAGCATCTCCGGCGCGACGATAAGCGACTCGGGTGGAACAGCCATTTACTATGACCGCGAATTGGGCAACCCCGGCGCTGGCTCGCCCATAGCAACTGTCGGCAATTTCATGATGAACTCGTTCAGCTGGTCCAGATTCTGAAATTTTCCCAGCCGCGGGGTACAAGCCGATATCCCGAGTAGAATTGTGTCATGAAGACGATATTGCTTCTGGCTATATCCAGCGTTTTCATGACATTTGCATGGTACGGCCATCTGCGTTTCCGGGAATCGTCATTATGGATGGCGATCTTGGTCAGCTGGTTGATCGCGTTCGCGGAATATTGTTTTCAGCCCGCCAACCGCGTCGGCTCCTATGAATTTTCACCAGCGCAGTTAAAGACCATCCAGGAAGTCATCACGTTGATCGTCTTCTCGATCTTTTCGGTGACTTATCTTGGCGCTCAATTCCGCTGTAATCATGTGGCCGCCTTCGCGTTCATTCATCGGCGCGGTCTTTTTCATGTTTTATGAATGACGCTGTCGAGCTGATTCCTGCCGAGCGCGCTTCCGACATCGCGAACATACGCGCCCTGTTTGTCGAATACGCGAGATCCCTGGATTTCGATCTCTGTTTTCAAAGCTTCGATCAGGAATTGCTCGATCTGCCCGGTCAATACGCTCCCCCGCGCGGCCGGCTGATTTTATGCCGCGCCGCCGGAACCTCCGCAGGGTGCATCGCTTTGAAGCCGCTGCCAGACGGATTCTGTGAAATGAAACGCCTGTTCGTGCGGCCCGAGTTTCGGGGAAAAGGGATCGCGCTCAAGCTTGCATCGAAGATCATCGAAGAAGCCAGACAGATCGGCTACTCCGCCATGCGGCTCGATACCATCGCCGGCAAAATGGCGGCTGCCATCGCGCTCTACCGCAGACTGGGATTCAGGCAGATCCCGCCGTATTACGACAATCCCATACCGAACGCCGCATACTTCGAGCTTGAACTCAGTTCTAAAAGCTAATTCTTGTCGAGAAAATCCCGGACAACATCTTTAACATCACGGTGTTCGCCGTCGACCGCGTAGTTCATTTTCCGCATCTGCTCGTCGGAAATCTTCCCGCCCAGTTGCCTTAAGGCCTCGCGAACTTCAGGATGTTTCATCACGACGGCGTCGCGTATGACGGGGGCGGCGTCGTACGGCGCAAAGTAGTGCTTATCGTCCTCAAGGACGGTCAAGCCCAACGCGTTGATCAGTCCGTCGGTGGAGTTACCTGCAATGAAGTCCACCTGGTGTTCTGCAGCCGCCTTGTAGGTCAAGCCGAGATCCATGACTCGCGGCGCCGCCGGAAAGCGCAGGTTGTAGATCTTCGCAAGCCCGGGGTACCCGTCTTCCCGCTCCATGAATTCATATCCGAATCCGGCAACCCACTTCGATGTGTGGGGAGCGGCATCCGAAATCGTTTTTAGCCCCAGGCGCTGAGCGTCATCCTTGCGAACAATGATCGCGAATGTGTCATTGAAGCCGAGCTGTTCCGTCCACTCGAGGGCGAATCGAGACTGATATGCGCTCCCCACAGCTTCATAAACATTGCGAGAATCGGTAGACGGAGGGAGCTTCAGGATGGCCGTCAACGCCGTCCCGGTATATTCGACGTATGTATCGATCTGGCCTGCAATCAGCGCGTCATGACACACAAGGGTGCCGCCCAGATTCAGGCGCCGGTCGACCGGCAGGTGTGTCTTACGTTCGATCTGTTGAGCAACGAGTTCGCCAAGGATGACCTGCTCGGTGAAATTCTTCGATCCTACAACAATGCGGTCGGGGTGCGAACAGGACACCAGCGAAACACACAGCAACACGACGCACAATAATTTTGAAAACCTCCGCTCGACCGCCCCGAGTCCGAAATCGGCGATCAATGCCAGGCCCGCAGCCGGAATTGCACCGGCAAGAATCACCCGGCTATCCACCATCGAAACGCCGCGGAAGATATACATGCCGAGGCCGCCCGCTCCTATAGCCGCCGCGATTGTCGCCACGCCAACCGCGATGACTGTCGCGACGCGGATGCCCGCAAAAATGACACCGAGCGAGAGTGGGATTTCCACCTTCCATAGAAGTTGCGCGTCCGTCATTCCCATCCCGCGTCCAGCCTCGCGTATCGCCGGATCGACGCCCGAGATACCGATGAATGTGTTCCGGATAATGGGAAGCAAAGAATACAGCACCAACGCGACGATCGCCGTCCGCGCTCCGATCCCGCCGATAAAGGGCAGTGGAATCAGAAATCCAAAAAGCGCCAGACTGGGCACCGTCTGAACGACGTTGGCGACGGTCATGATCGGGCGGCTGAGCCTGGTATGCCGCGTCATTATGATTCCAAGCGGCAATCCAATTCCGGTTGCGATCGCAATTGAGACGCCAACCATCACGAGATGTTCGAGAGTGAGCTGGAACATCTCGGCCCGGTGCGTCCACATGAAATCGAGAACGTTCATGCGTATGCCTCCGCGAAGGCCCGGGCCTCGGGATGATCGAGGTGGTGAAATTCGCCTGCCGGCACGAGCGCGACCAGACTGCCGTCTTTCATCAGGCCGATCCGGTCTCCGAGGATAAAAGCTTCACGCACGTCGTGAGTCACGAACAGCATGGTTTTGCCGAGACGCTTCTGCAGTGCCCGGAATTCTTTCTGGATTTCCGACCGCGTAATGGGATCCAACGCTCCAAACGGTTCATCGAGAAGCAGGATAGACGGATCTGCCGCGAGTGCACGCGCAACGCCGACCCGCTGGCGTTGACCGCCGGAAAGCTCGCGCGGCAGCCGGGCGGCGAAACGAGCGGGCTCCAGTCCGACAAGCGAGAGCATTTCATCGACCCGCGAAGTTATTTTTTCAGCCGGCCAGGCCTCCAGCGACGGCACCAGGGCAACATTGCGCGCCACGGTAAAGTGAGGAAACAGGCCGATTTCCTGGATGACATAACCGATGCGGCGGCGCAGACGAATCGGTTCCCAATCCGTCGTCTTGCGTCCTTCGATCAGAACCTCGCCGGCAGTGGGCTCCAGAAGCCGGTTCACCAGCTTCAGGGTTGTCGTTTTACCGGATCCGCTTCTGCCCAGCAGAACCACGGTTTCGCCGGCCTCGACCTTGAATGAAACGCCCTCGACCAGGGCCCGGCCGCCGAGCGCATAGCCTACATTGCGGAACTCCACGACTGGAGACGCCATGTGGTGGAGTGTATCAAACGGAGTCGCACAAAGAGTCGTCGTGAGCGACCCCCTGCCGCCCGCTTCGCGGGCGGCAGGGGGTCGCTCACACACCATGTTGAAACCCGTATAATCGAATTCATGTTGTCCTGGGTTGAAATCGACGCGTCGCGGCTTCGCAGCAACATCGACGCATTCCGGAGCGCCACTCCGACGGGTACGTCGATCATGGCCGTCGTCAAGGCAAACGCATATGGTCACGGTCTCGGCGTAACGGCTCCGATTGCGGCC
The Terriglobia bacterium genome window above contains:
- a CDS encoding ATP-binding cassette domain-containing protein, whose protein sequence is MASPVVEFRNVGYALGGRALVEGVSFKVEAGETVVLLGRSGSGKTTTLKLVNRLLEPTAGEVLIEGRKTTDWEPIRLRRRIGYVIQEIGLFPHFTVARNVALVPSLEAWPAEKITSRVDEMLSLVGLEPARFAARLPRELSGGQRQRVGVARALAADPSILLLDEPFGALDPITRSEIQKEFRALQKRLGKTMLFVTHDVREAFILGDRIGLMKDGSLVALVPAGEFHHLDHPEARAFAEAYA